From Xylocopa sonorina isolate GNS202 chromosome 2, iyXylSono1_principal, whole genome shotgun sequence, a single genomic window includes:
- the LOC143433256 gene encoding uncharacterized protein LOC143433256 — MATPSHSGASVDRVAVRLPDFYAADPEMWFTIAERSFEAAGVTTEHTRYGYILGALPTQYSMEVRDIIMNPPAATPYQKLKTELIRRLSSSQEQKTRRLLESEEMGDRRPSQFLRHLRNLAGTTVSDNVLKTLWMGRLPASLQLILATMRDAELDRIAEVADAVSETYHGSAKIAVASASAGAAGGNTHGSGSADTSVHECISQLREEIATLRREVNRGRPSRRDGERGRSPRRSRSGSAARRRLELRGGRCYYHWKFGSQAHICTPPCNWHSSGNAKGSR, encoded by the coding sequence ATGGCTACACCATCTCACTCCGGTGCCTCCGTGGATCGCGTGGCCGTCCGTCTACCGGATTTTTACGCAGCGGATCCGGAGATGTGGTTTACTATCGCGGAACGCAGTTTCGAGGCCGCAGGAGTAACCACGGAGCACACCAGGTACGGCTATATCCTCGGTGCGTTGCCAACGCAGTACTCCATGGAGGTGAGAGACATTATCATGAATCCACCCGCCGCCACGCCGTACCAGAAGCTGAAGACGGAGCTGATCCGCCGGTTGAGCTCGTCGCAGGAGCAGAAGACCCGGCGCCTCCTGGAATCCGAGGAAATGGGCGACAGAAGACCGTCGCAATTTCTGCGCCACCTCCGAAACCTGGCCGGTACGACCGTATCGGACAACGTGCTGAAGACCCTGTGGATGGGTCGGCTACCTGCGAGCCTGCAGCTGATTCTCGCCACGATGCGGGACGCGGAGTTGGACCGCATTGCGGAAGTGGCGGACGCCGTGTCCGAAACCTACCACGGCAGCGCCAAGATCGCGGTAGCTTCCGCCTCCGCCGGAGCGGCCGGCGGAAATACACATGGAAGCGGTAGCGCTGACACCTCGGTTCACGAGTGTATTAGTCAGCTGCGAGAAGAAATCGCGACCCTCCGCAGAGAAGTGAATCGGGGAAGACCTTCGCGACGTGACGGAGAGCGGGGAAGATCACCTCGACGTTCGCGATCCGGTTCAGCTGCCCGACGACGCCTCGAGCTACGAGGAGGTAGGTGTTACTACCATTGGAAATTCGGCTCGCAGGCCCATATCTGCACACCGCCGTGCAACTGGCACTCGTCGGGAAACGCCAAGGGCAGTCGTTAA